From a region of the Bdellovibrio sp. ArHS genome:
- a CDS encoding YiiX/YebB-like N1pC/P60 family cysteine hydrolase encodes MKKCLLLGSAFLTLTACQSPFFKSNDIASYRRPANTEELLSGSQKVLSDLNNPQIFNPKTCATFVNQVTDYLFYLPSDHFVPKTPAEVEQLKARGSEAMDTIFQIRVVLHDKLQQFDSRNELSKECITEIREGFQYARFAEEYLLEWLHNQKVFKFEKTPILVNSKPSTWTNPRFADFKLKSGDVMLIRGKSHVSAMIARIGDEEGNFSHLALVGEDKNGKLFVVESLIQYGVIVTPLEQWRKAEDARVALYRQPDEALGKAAARKMYDIAKEALDKKKGIRYDFAMDDDDYSSIFCSEVIRMAYDRASNGQFMVPKYRSGATKFKNTDYLKNMGVAKTSLFAPYDIEVDPRFDFVAEYRWYPLLRQVRAQDAVLQSVYDWMIDKGYEYHWAPQHSVKSYFAKFVRQFGVAADTLPKYMPLGSIKTNVQFEAVAKTLEKNLYAKEAEFYKKNGYLPSFQDMMAMNEEYRYQDCMKEKAFKESGRFPNDRDIGASVDSSNFHFFFYNKSKDCK; translated from the coding sequence ATGAAAAAGTGCTTACTTCTCGGCTCTGCATTTCTGACGCTGACAGCCTGTCAGAGTCCCTTTTTTAAATCGAACGACATCGCTTCCTATAGACGTCCCGCGAACACAGAAGAACTTCTGAGCGGAAGTCAAAAGGTGTTGAGCGATTTAAACAATCCACAAATTTTCAATCCGAAAACCTGTGCGACTTTTGTGAATCAGGTGACGGACTATCTTTTCTATCTTCCGTCTGACCATTTCGTTCCGAAAACGCCTGCGGAAGTGGAACAATTGAAAGCCCGCGGCAGTGAAGCCATGGATACCATTTTCCAGATCCGGGTTGTGCTGCACGATAAGCTGCAACAGTTTGATTCTCGGAATGAGCTTTCCAAAGAATGTATTACGGAGATCCGCGAAGGCTTTCAGTACGCTCGCTTCGCAGAAGAGTATCTTTTAGAGTGGTTGCATAACCAAAAAGTTTTTAAGTTTGAAAAAACACCGATCTTGGTGAATTCAAAACCCAGCACATGGACTAATCCACGCTTCGCAGACTTTAAATTGAAAAGTGGGGATGTAATGCTCATCCGTGGTAAGTCGCATGTTTCGGCAATGATCGCGCGCATCGGCGATGAGGAAGGCAATTTTTCTCACTTGGCTTTGGTGGGCGAAGATAAAAACGGCAAACTTTTCGTCGTGGAATCTTTGATTCAATATGGCGTTATTGTAACGCCTTTGGAGCAGTGGAGAAAAGCGGAAGACGCCCGTGTGGCGTTGTACCGACAACCTGACGAAGCCTTAGGTAAAGCAGCCGCGCGAAAAATGTACGATATTGCCAAAGAGGCCTTAGACAAGAAAAAAGGTATTCGCTATGACTTCGCGATGGATGATGATGACTATTCTTCCATTTTTTGTTCCGAAGTGATCCGGATGGCATATGACAGAGCCTCTAATGGTCAGTTCATGGTGCCCAAGTATCGCAGTGGCGCCACGAAGTTTAAAAACACCGACTACCTAAAGAATATGGGTGTGGCAAAAACGTCTTTGTTTGCGCCTTACGATATTGAAGTGGACCCGCGTTTTGATTTCGTTGCGGAATATCGCTGGTATCCTCTGCTTCGACAAGTTCGTGCGCAGGATGCGGTTCTTCAGAGCGTCTACGATTGGATGATTGACAAGGGTTATGAGTATCACTGGGCGCCTCAACACTCCGTGAAGTCCTATTTTGCCAAATTCGTACGCCAATTTGGTGTGGCGGCAGATACTCTTCCTAAATACATGCCGTTGGGAAGTATTAAAACCAACGTGCAATTTGAAGCAGTCGCAAAAACACTGGAAAAGAATTTGTATGCCAAAGAGGCTGAGTTCTATAAGAAAAATGGATATCTTCCGTCATTCCAGGACATGATGGCGATGAATGAAGAATATCGTTATCAGGATTGCATGAAGGAGAAAGCCTTCAAAGAGTCCGGCAGATTCCCTAATGACAGGGATATTGGGGCTTCTGTGGACTCCTCAAATTTTCATTTCTTTTTCTACAATAAGTCGAAGGACTGTAAATAA
- a CDS encoding fatty acid desaturase encodes MTKKRIEWPVALFLVLNPLATLILTPIYFYFYGFQLDILLFALIFAAATNLSITAGYHRLFSHKSYDAHPVAKALFLLVGASGFQGSALKWSSDHRRHHTHIDGEKDPYNINNGFWYAHMGWLFFKDSVDQKIHAPDLEKDWMVQFQHKYYVPLAIFMGFAVPTLIGWAMGSALGGFVIAGGLRIALTQQSTFFVNSLCHTLGKQTYSKEISARDSWFVAILTHGEGYHNFHHKFQIDYRNGIKWYQWDPTKWVIKSLNFMGLATKLRQISNAEILKARLQAEAAELTQHGFAEDKLQAMREKILEAQNKMKKLREDYEQFKVDAARKREELKEAYDLKLAEIKREMEIAKLEFQMGMKQWQVCLRSV; translated from the coding sequence ATGACAAAAAAACGTATTGAATGGCCAGTAGCTTTATTCCTGGTATTGAATCCTCTGGCCACGTTGATTCTTACGCCAATTTATTTTTATTTTTATGGCTTTCAGTTAGATATTCTTTTATTTGCTTTGATCTTCGCTGCCGCGACAAATCTAAGTATTACGGCGGGCTATCATCGTTTGTTTTCACACAAAAGTTATGATGCGCATCCCGTTGCAAAAGCTCTATTTCTTTTGGTGGGCGCGTCCGGCTTTCAAGGTTCTGCTTTGAAATGGTCTTCGGATCATCGCCGTCATCACACGCATATTGATGGAGAAAAAGATCCTTACAATATCAACAATGGTTTTTGGTATGCCCACATGGGCTGGCTATTTTTCAAAGATTCTGTTGATCAAAAGATTCACGCCCCGGATCTGGAAAAAGACTGGATGGTCCAATTTCAACATAAATATTATGTGCCATTAGCGATCTTCATGGGCTTTGCAGTACCTACGCTGATTGGCTGGGCGATGGGATCGGCTTTAGGTGGTTTTGTTATCGCTGGCGGCCTACGCATTGCTTTGACTCAGCAAAGTACCTTCTTCGTCAATTCCCTGTGCCACACTCTAGGTAAACAGACGTATTCGAAAGAGATTTCCGCTCGGGACTCTTGGTTTGTTGCGATTCTGACCCACGGTGAGGGCTACCATAACTTCCATCACAAGTTTCAAATCGATTATCGAAATGGCATCAAGTGGTACCAGTGGGACCCTACTAAATGGGTGATCAAGTCCCTGAACTTCATGGGTCTTGCGACTAAGTTGCGTCAGATTTCCAACGCTGAAATCTTGAAGGCTCGCTTACAAGCGGAAGCCGCTGAGCTGACCCAACATGGTTTTGCGGAAGACAAACTGCAGGCGATGAGAGAAAAAATTCTGGAAGCGCAGAACAAGATGAAAAAGCTTCGTGAAGACTACGAACAATTTAAGGTCGACGCCGCTCGTAAACGCGAGGAACTGAAAGAGGCTTATGATCTGAAACTGGCCGAGATCAAACGTGAGATGGAAATTGCCAAGCTGGAATTCCAAATGGGAATGAAGCAATGGCAAGTATGTTTGAGATCTGTCTAA